Proteins from a genomic interval of Verrucomicrobiota bacterium:
- a CDS encoding AAA family ATPase, which translates to MASNNLTEEDLQGATEKLNRLKKELNEVLYGQQTLIEMVIIGILARGHLLLEGLPGLGKTALVKALAKCVDLDSRRIQFTPDLLPGDITGNPILKESKGERHFVFQPGPLFTNLVLADEINRASPKTQAALLEAMQESFVTVLGETHALPKPFFVLATQNPIELEGTYPLPEAQLDRFLIKIEVQRNSVDVLQKIILNREIGTDPKINSVLTKQELEGLINLCHEIYLPDVVANYMAKIVNATHSGECEASTKIQYGASPRAAIALAATSKARALIKGRMNASFEDVRAMALPVLGHRVLLDYTAKLEGYTSHAIINQIIKDIDVLDAELPNTLESAKVK; encoded by the coding sequence ATGGCAAGTAATAATCTAACAGAAGAAGATCTGCAGGGGGCCACGGAAAAGCTGAACAGGCTAAAGAAAGAGTTAAATGAAGTGCTCTATGGCCAACAAACACTCATTGAAATGGTGATCATAGGCATCCTAGCAAGAGGACATCTTCTATTGGAAGGACTTCCTGGTTTAGGAAAAACAGCACTAGTTAAGGCGCTAGCAAAATGTGTAGACTTAGATTCTAGGAGAATTCAATTTACACCGGATTTGTTGCCAGGGGATATCACAGGTAATCCAATTTTAAAAGAGTCTAAAGGAGAGAGGCATTTTGTTTTTCAGCCTGGTCCCCTATTTACCAACTTGGTGCTTGCAGATGAGATAAACCGAGCTTCGCCTAAAACACAGGCTGCCTTGCTCGAGGCGATGCAAGAAAGTTTTGTCACAGTCTTGGGGGAAACGCATGCGTTGCCTAAACCTTTTTTTGTTTTGGCAACGCAAAATCCGATTGAACTTGAGGGTACCTACCCTCTGCCTGAAGCACAACTAGATAGGTTTTTGATAAAGATTGAGGTGCAAAGAAATTCAGTTGATGTTTTACAGAAAATAATTTTGAACCGAGAAATAGGGACGGATCCGAAAATTAATTCTGTCCTGACAAAGCAAGAACTAGAAGGACTCATAAATCTTTGTCATGAGATCTACTTACCCGATGTTGTAGCAAATTATATGGCCAAAATAGTTAATGCGACTCATTCAGGAGAGTGTGAAGCCTCTACTAAAATTCAGTACGGAGCTAGTCCGCGAGCTGCTATAGCTCTAGCTGCTACATCTAAAGCTAGGGCTTTGATAAAAGGTCGTATGAACGCTAGTTTTGAAGATGTCAGAGCGATGGCTCTGCCTGTGCTTGGGCACAGGGTGCTGCTAGACTATACAGCCAAATTAGAAGGCTATACATCCCATGCGATAATTAATCAAATCATAAAAGATATTGATGTGCTTGACGCAGAGTTACCCAATACACTTGAATCCGCAAAGGTAAAATAG
- a CDS encoding ABC transporter ATP-binding protein produces MNCDSGTKGSIIEVASLVRSFEEVLAVNEISFSIKAGQVVGFIGANGAGKTTTMRVMATLDMPDSGVVKIAGYNVTDDPQEIRRLLGWMPDAFGVYEHTTVLDYLDFHARAHGYNGCERRKRIDEVMQFADLTGLAERPMNGLSKGMGQRLCLGRTLIHDPQVLILDEPAAGLDPKARIEFKNLVRLLADQNKTIFISSHILSELGEMCDEMLFIEKGEIVHHGSAESLKRNNETNIEVEIATTNEAKKLSEWLQVNKGWKKLGESKNRVRASYESQDDHDLAGELRRMVNEGIRVYELKIVERRLEDAFVDILKRSTMAEDKES; encoded by the coding sequence ATGAATTGTGACAGTGGGACAAAGGGTTCTATCATTGAAGTAGCAAGCCTTGTGCGGTCCTTCGAAGAAGTGTTAGCAGTAAACGAAATTTCATTCTCTATAAAAGCAGGACAAGTGGTAGGATTTATAGGTGCTAACGGGGCTGGTAAGACTACAACCATGCGTGTAATGGCCACCTTAGATATGCCAGATAGCGGGGTTGTAAAAATAGCAGGCTATAATGTTACAGATGACCCGCAAGAAATAAGAAGATTGCTAGGATGGATGCCTGATGCATTTGGTGTATATGAGCATACAACTGTGCTCGATTATCTAGATTTTCATGCTAGAGCGCATGGATATAACGGATGTGAGAGAAGAAAGAGAATAGATGAGGTCATGCAATTTGCTGATTTAACTGGTCTTGCGGAAAGGCCCATGAATGGCCTCTCTAAAGGCATGGGCCAACGTTTATGCCTAGGCCGAACACTTATTCATGATCCACAAGTTTTAATTTTAGATGAGCCTGCAGCAGGCTTAGACCCTAAAGCTAGGATTGAATTTAAAAATCTAGTCCGCTTATTGGCAGATCAAAACAAAACGATATTTATCAGTTCTCATATACTATCCGAGCTAGGAGAAATGTGTGATGAGATGCTCTTTATTGAAAAGGGTGAAATTGTGCACCATGGATCAGCGGAGTCGTTAAAACGTAATAATGAAACAAATATTGAGGTAGAAATAGCGACTACCAATGAAGCCAAAAAATTGTCAGAATGGCTACAAGTAAACAAGGGCTGGAAGAAATTAGGGGAAAGCAAAAACCGAGTAAGAGCATCTTATGAATCGCAAGACGACCATGACTTAGCAGGCGAGCTGAGAAGAATGGTGAATGAAGGCATACGGGTATATGAATTAAAAATTGTAGAGAGAAGACTGGAAGATGCTTTCGTTGATATTTTAAAAAGATCTACCATGGCTGAGGATAAGGAGTCGTGA
- a CDS encoding VWA domain-containing protein has protein sequence MTSLLFSNPWGWLGLLGLPLVVLIHFLQQPTKRVITSTLFLFEHTPPQSFRGSVIEQLRNSWPLWLQLLAVLLLTWLLLEPRWVQKRSESDVIIVLDSSASMWPYKQKLLKQVSGIADFFQSVSASTNWLLMESASQRGLLYRGQNQSELLNLLQEWEPIWGMHDSSKALEIALQRKGDNGVVIFFTDHRATLPAGVVGVGVGSPINQVGFVGSNIRKNINSTEWTALVKNWGTMPAERIWWIESDLETKDENLLQLEPNQAVVLKGLVPKDITEWTIHLAEDDFPLDNTMPILRPLDKTLNLYIDVKGKMKRVLDKLITSNSYLQLVANENEADVILATSLTGFVLGMDGKEPRANIIFRTPRNKAGSREPAPIIQETHPFTRGVSWQGLLSSGPMSFQMGEEDQVLLWQKDKPLIFLGSKKGKPQLMFNFDFEHSNADRLPAFLILLHRYFLEVAEGKVAYHRRILKTNEILSLEEIPDGSSIVAKTEFAENVSHKVLTTRQARQMAASGKPSRLSIELEGQEILRAAVQFEEPLEADLRKAESYSDLENEMRALQKSSSKPDPWEAWWIVIILAGLVLSWYFQSSYSLSKANKNL, from the coding sequence ATGACTTCTCTACTCTTTTCTAATCCATGGGGGTGGCTGGGCCTATTAGGGTTGCCGTTGGTCGTCTTGATTCATTTTTTACAGCAACCTACAAAAAGAGTGATCACGAGCACTTTGTTTCTATTTGAACACACACCCCCTCAAAGTTTTAGAGGAAGTGTCATTGAGCAATTGAGAAATTCTTGGCCACTCTGGCTGCAGCTTTTAGCAGTATTACTACTTACATGGTTATTACTAGAACCTAGATGGGTGCAAAAGCGAAGCGAGTCAGATGTTATTATTGTCTTGGATAGTAGTGCATCTATGTGGCCATATAAGCAAAAACTCCTGAAACAAGTTAGTGGGATAGCAGATTTTTTTCAATCGGTAAGTGCTTCCACAAATTGGTTACTGATGGAAAGTGCCAGTCAACGGGGTCTTTTGTATAGAGGGCAAAATCAATCAGAACTCTTGAATTTACTGCAAGAGTGGGAACCAATATGGGGGATGCATGATTCTTCAAAAGCTCTCGAAATTGCTCTACAGAGAAAAGGAGATAATGGAGTAGTCATATTTTTTACAGACCATAGAGCGACCTTGCCTGCGGGTGTTGTTGGGGTGGGTGTCGGCAGCCCAATCAATCAAGTTGGTTTTGTGGGCTCAAACATAAGAAAAAATATAAATTCTACAGAGTGGACAGCGCTTGTTAAGAATTGGGGCACTATGCCCGCAGAAAGAATATGGTGGATAGAAAGTGACTTAGAGACCAAAGATGAAAATTTATTACAGCTAGAGCCTAATCAAGCGGTTGTTTTGAAAGGTCTAGTGCCCAAAGACATTACGGAATGGACGATTCACTTGGCTGAGGATGACTTTCCACTAGATAATACCATGCCAATATTGAGACCTTTGGATAAAACTTTGAATCTATATATTGATGTAAAAGGAAAAATGAAGAGAGTTCTCGATAAGCTTATCACTAGTAATAGTTACCTTCAGCTTGTTGCTAATGAGAATGAGGCGGATGTTATTCTAGCCACTAGCTTGACTGGCTTTGTCTTGGGCATGGATGGTAAAGAACCCCGGGCTAATATTATCTTTAGAACACCGCGCAATAAAGCCGGCTCGAGGGAGCCGGCCCCTATTATCCAGGAGACACATCCATTTACAAGGGGAGTGAGTTGGCAAGGACTACTGAGCTCTGGGCCTATGAGCTTTCAAATGGGGGAAGAAGATCAAGTGCTTCTATGGCAAAAAGATAAGCCCTTGATTTTTCTTGGAAGCAAAAAAGGAAAACCTCAACTGATGTTTAATTTCGATTTTGAACACTCTAATGCGGATAGATTACCTGCCTTCTTAATACTATTACATAGATACTTTCTAGAGGTTGCGGAAGGGAAAGTAGCGTATCATCGCCGTATTCTTAAAACCAATGAAATCCTCTCGCTAGAAGAGATACCGGACGGAAGTTCGATAGTGGCGAAAACCGAGTTTGCAGAAAACGTTAGCCATAAAGTTCTAACTACGAGGCAGGCACGGCAAATGGCGGCTTCCGGCAAGCCCTCAAGGCTGAGTATTGAACTAGAAGGGCAAGAAATATTGCGTGCAGCCGTGCAATTTGAGGAACCATTGGAAGCCGACTTAAGAAAAGCAGAGTCATATTCGGATCTAGAAAATGAAATGAGAGCTTTGCAAAAAAGTAGCTCCAAACCGGATCCCTGGGAAGCCTGGTGGATCGTTATCATACTGGCAGGATTAGTTTTAAGTTGGTATTTCCAATCTAGCTATAGCTTAAGTAAGGCAAATAAGAATTTATGA
- a CDS encoding DUF58 domain-containing protein, giving the protein MATLSKDLLIACHQSARQAVSAMELPFGQFIWRGLGGMWKGNEAGSSIDFRDHHVYSPGDDPRHINWQIYGRTGDYVMKVYEQEIRPQVDIVFDGSASMAIDKEKERRSIELLYFCLENAWKAGASVRLRILRSAKLEEVDLKSLSTHQWSFNWFRENESKIEVKAITWNKSGFRVLVSDLLYQMQGTGHLGRLPVFSSNSLGLVLVPFSVDEVFPKWTGNIEFENCETGVLKKQRIQKQTIEGYKQRYYKHFGLWREACSKRNIRMARVSAKGTLQSALRDEALTEGCLDLAL; this is encoded by the coding sequence ATGGCCACTTTATCCAAGGACTTACTTATAGCTTGCCATCAATCGGCTAGACAGGCGGTGAGTGCTATGGAGCTTCCCTTTGGCCAATTTATATGGAGGGGATTAGGTGGCATGTGGAAAGGAAATGAAGCTGGCAGCTCCATAGACTTTAGAGATCACCATGTATATTCACCAGGAGATGACCCCAGGCATATAAATTGGCAGATATATGGTCGGACGGGTGACTATGTCATGAAAGTCTATGAGCAGGAAATCAGACCACAGGTAGATATTGTTTTCGATGGATCTGCATCAATGGCCATTGATAAAGAGAAGGAGAGGAGGAGCATAGAACTTCTTTATTTCTGTCTAGAAAACGCTTGGAAGGCGGGTGCAAGTGTACGTTTGCGCATACTGAGGTCTGCCAAGTTAGAGGAGGTAGACTTGAAATCACTTTCAACACACCAATGGTCATTTAATTGGTTCAGAGAAAACGAGAGTAAAATAGAAGTAAAGGCTATTACTTGGAACAAAAGTGGATTTAGAGTGCTGGTCTCAGATTTACTTTATCAGATGCAAGGCACTGGGCATTTAGGCCGCCTTCCTGTTTTTAGCTCTAATAGTCTTGGCCTAGTGTTGGTTCCATTTTCCGTGGATGAAGTATTTCCTAAATGGACTGGGAATATAGAATTTGAGAATTGTGAAACAGGGGTGCTAAAGAAACAAAGAATTCAGAAACAAACGATAGAAGGTTATAAGCAAAGGTATTATAAGCATTTTGGTCTCTGGAGAGAGGCATGTAGTAAACGTAATATAAGGATGGCGCGTGTGTCTGCAAAAGGGACTTTGCAGAGTGCCTTGAGGGATGAAGCTCTCACGGAAGGCTGTCTAGACTTAGCTTTATAA